Proteins from one Lewinella sp. 4G2 genomic window:
- a CDS encoding YihY/virulence factor BrkB family protein, producing the protein MKINLPDFESIKLYFTEHPFVVGLLKYSKENSFIGFDGVPIYDVVVFTYNELLRDDLFTRANSVAFSFFLSLFPSLLTLFTLLPFALDVMVIVFPELGDFNTAMYEEIKRIMPGQAGDIVFGFVQEITNQPKLGLLSFGFLLAIYFSSNGMIALMQAFEKSYVRVFKRRNVLRKRLVATALTFLIGLFIVASTVLVILGNSIIEWMTDAAGIGAFTTFLVNVLRWFIMLLLYYAIIGSLYRFGASTIKRFSYFSPGVTLATVLSLATSVAFSFYVDGFNRYDTYAKFYGSIATIIIIMLWLQLNALILIIGFELNAAIAVRRDLTQLPEELEEE; encoded by the coding sequence TTGAAGATCAACCTGCCTGACTTCGAGAGCATCAAGCTCTACTTCACCGAGCACCCCTTCGTGGTCGGGTTGCTGAAGTACAGTAAGGAGAACTCTTTCATCGGCTTCGACGGCGTGCCGATCTACGACGTGGTCGTTTTTACCTACAATGAGTTATTGCGGGACGACCTCTTCACCCGGGCCAATTCCGTCGCCTTTAGTTTCTTCCTTTCCCTCTTTCCCTCGCTGTTGACGCTCTTCACCCTGCTACCTTTTGCGCTGGACGTGATGGTGATCGTCTTCCCCGAACTGGGAGATTTCAATACGGCGATGTACGAGGAGATCAAACGCATCATGCCGGGCCAAGCGGGAGACATCGTGTTCGGCTTCGTGCAGGAGATCACCAACCAGCCCAAGTTAGGATTGCTGAGCTTCGGTTTTTTGCTGGCCATTTACTTTTCCTCGAACGGTATGATCGCCCTCATGCAGGCCTTCGAGAAGAGTTACGTGCGGGTCTTCAAGCGGCGGAACGTGCTGCGCAAGCGCCTCGTCGCTACGGCACTCACTTTCCTAATTGGTCTCTTCATTGTGGCCAGCACCGTGCTCGTCATTCTCGGCAATTCCATCATTGAGTGGATGACGGACGCGGCGGGAATCGGTGCTTTCACGACCTTCCTGGTGAACGTCCTGCGCTGGTTCATTATGCTCTTGTTGTACTACGCCATCATCGGTTCCCTCTACCGTTTTGGAGCATCGACGATCAAGCGTTTCAGTTACTTCAGCCCCGGGGTGACGCTGGCCACCGTGCTCTCCCTAGCCACCTCGGTCGCCTTCAGTTTCTACGTGGACGGCTTCAACCGCTACGACACCTACGCCAAGTTCTACGGCTCCATTGCCACCATCATTATCATCATGCTGTGGCTGCAGCTCAACGCGCTCATCCTCATCATCGGCTTCGAGTTGAACGCGGCGATTGCGGTGCGGCGAGATCTGACGCAGTTGCCGGAGGAGTTGGAGGAGGAGTGA
- a CDS encoding thioesterase family protein, which yields MTYNTSYRVTYADTDQMGYLYHGNYATLYEIGRTEMLRDLGLSYAGMERDHGVGMPVMSLNQRFVRPARYDEVLTIITTLRHLPGRTITFHVEIKNAAGKLVNGGSVKLCFVETSGGRSVPCPDYLLKKLQPHFEDQPA from the coding sequence ATGACTTACAATACTTCCTACCGCGTCACCTACGCCGATACCGACCAAATGGGCTACCTCTACCACGGCAACTACGCGACGCTGTACGAGATCGGCCGGACGGAGATGCTGCGCGACCTGGGCCTGAGCTACGCGGGCATGGAGCGGGACCACGGCGTGGGGATGCCCGTGATGTCGCTCAATCAACGCTTCGTGCGGCCGGCACGTTACGATGAGGTCCTCACGATCATCACTACCTTGCGCCACCTGCCGGGCAGAACGATCACGTTCCACGTAGAGATCAAAAACGCGGCCGGCAAGCTGGTCAACGGTGGTTCCGTTAAATTGTGCTTCGTTGAGACCAGCGGCGGGCGCTCCGTCCCCTGCCCGGACTATCTGCTAAAAAAATTGCAGCCCCATTTTGAAGATCAACCTGCCTGA
- a CDS encoding serine hydrolase: protein MRWLLIPLLFLGLLVISSCGSSPDKDAAPSSDTVAATVFPGAGWAESSPEEQGVNSAALRDALAYLQNHCKGDSLTETLVIRNGYLIWAGDSIDKVHDIWSCTKSFTSTAVGLMEAEGILSLDQAVADHEPLLQEQYPDATYRHFLTMTSGYNAKGATRWPGDVSEDWSATPYLPAPPLFAPGTEYTYWDEAMIMLGRALTAAADTSLNDYLDERVFRKIGIEKRPWWGEEDVDGVPINFGGTGLRMSASEQARFGWLMLNDGVWDGERILPAGWAATATQNQVGPEVKLADTDRKSTDGTGRYGYNWWVINEGKDAPVAAAFTSGLNHNVCLIIPAWNLVIVRQGVDGNPAVPKYEVYAEVLRRLVGGVF, encoded by the coding sequence ATGCGCTGGCTCCTTATCCCCCTACTTTTCCTTGGATTACTGGTCATCAGCAGTTGTGGTTCTTCGCCGGACAAAGACGCAGCCCCCTCATCTGACACCGTGGCGGCGACTGTGTTTCCCGGAGCAGGCTGGGCCGAAAGCAGCCCAGAGGAGCAAGGAGTCAACTCGGCCGCCCTGCGTGATGCCCTTGCCTATTTGCAAAACCACTGCAAAGGCGACAGTCTCACCGAAACCCTGGTCATCCGTAACGGCTACCTCATCTGGGCGGGCGATTCGATCGATAAAGTGCACGATATCTGGTCCTGCACGAAATCCTTCACCAGCACCGCCGTGGGGCTGATGGAAGCCGAAGGCATCCTGAGCCTGGACCAAGCGGTAGCCGACCACGAACCCCTGCTTCAGGAGCAATACCCCGATGCCACCTATCGCCACTTCCTGACGATGACGAGCGGCTACAACGCCAAAGGTGCTACCCGCTGGCCGGGTGACGTGAGTGAAGATTGGTCCGCAACCCCCTACTTACCCGCCCCTCCCCTATTCGCTCCGGGAACGGAATACACCTACTGGGACGAAGCGATGATCATGCTCGGCCGCGCCCTCACCGCCGCCGCCGATACTTCCCTGAATGATTACCTCGATGAGCGTGTCTTCCGCAAAATTGGCATCGAAAAGCGCCCGTGGTGGGGAGAGGAAGATGTGGACGGCGTCCCCATAAATTTTGGCGGGACCGGGCTGCGGATGTCCGCCAGCGAACAGGCCCGCTTCGGCTGGCTGATGCTCAACGACGGCGTTTGGGACGGCGAAAGAATCCTACCTGCAGGCTGGGCGGCAACGGCTACGCAAAACCAGGTAGGCCCGGAGGTCAAACTAGCCGACACGGACCGGAAAAGCACCGATGGAACCGGACGCTACGGCTACAACTGGTGGGTAATCAACGAAGGAAAGGATGCGCCGGTGGCCGCGGCTTTCACGTCCGGATTGAACCATAATGTTTGCCTGATCATCCCGGCCTGGAACCTGGTCATCGTGCGGCAGGGGGTGGATGGGAACCCGGCGGTGCCGAAGTACGAGGTTTATGCGGAGGTGTTGCGGCGGTTGGTGGGGGGAGTATTTTAG